A portion of the Gemmatimonadaceae bacterium genome contains these proteins:
- a CDS encoding response regulator transcription factor, producing the protein MTRIRILVVDDHPIVRSGITSVLATQADFDVVGEAATGDEAIAGAARLEPDLVLMDLRMPGRDGVAAAAAILRARPSTRIVVLTTYASDGEVLRAIEAGAVGYLLKDVPHDELFRALRAVARDERYLAPLVTERLMARWQQPARVTLTDRELEVLHRVARGDGNKSIAAGLGIAEPTVKAHLVHIFEKLGVDNRTAAVRVAREQGLIREE; encoded by the coding sequence ATGACGCGAATTCGTATTCTCGTCGTCGACGATCATCCGATTGTCCGCAGTGGCATTACGAGCGTGCTCGCGACGCAGGCGGATTTCGACGTCGTGGGCGAGGCTGCAACGGGAGATGAGGCGATTGCCGGCGCCGCACGGTTGGAGCCGGATCTGGTGCTGATGGACCTCCGAATGCCGGGCCGCGACGGCGTCGCGGCGGCGGCGGCGATTCTTCGCGCTCGTCCGTCGACGCGCATCGTCGTTTTGACAACGTATGCGTCCGACGGCGAAGTACTGCGGGCGATCGAAGCGGGAGCGGTCGGTTACCTACTGAAGGATGTCCCGCACGATGAGTTGTTCCGCGCATTGCGCGCGGTCGCGCGTGACGAGCGATATCTCGCACCGCTCGTTACCGAACGATTGATGGCGCGTTGGCAGCAACCGGCCCGCGTGACATTGACCGATCGGGAGCTCGAGGTCCTCCACCGTGTCGCACGCGGCGATGGCAACAAGAGTATTGCGGCCGGACTGGGGATCGCCGAGCCGACGGTCAAAGCGCACCTCGTGCACATATTCGAAAAGCTGGGCGTGGACAACCGCACGGCGGCCGTGCGCGTGGCACGCGAGCAGGGGCTCATTCGAGAAGAATAA
- a CDS encoding sensor histidine kinase has protein sequence MTVASDQSPVEPLFASNGRLWLRVWAGTQAAALLVVCYIVLDASGGIERFLLSRGSARTIGAVVLIAAYHAVGVSSYAWILRRRWAISLFVTLGWAIIVAAVATNTAFSLLILGAILQGFIFLPFGWGIATLTLIVLLSLGDLLVQSGRHGWDAKLTLARIVGLLATGLTVGTVMLYIHRSNRDASVRSQLLRQLDDAQRDLAERSRESGVQEERQRLARDIHDTLAQGFTSVIKHLEAVELVVGRSSTEAGASLDDIMASARPHLASAQAVSRESLAEIRRLVWALRPPQLVEATLPAALERIVAQWSEANDVAATCTIGVLPPLQPDADVIFLRATQESLSNVARHAHATRVGVSMQCVDELVLLCVEDDGCGFTNSDDSRVEHMGLTGMRERVRPFGGHVLIESDRGTGTSITVALPLAAISLPRA, from the coding sequence ATGACCGTCGCCTCTGATCAATCGCCAGTCGAACCGCTGTTTGCGTCCAACGGGCGCCTCTGGCTCCGCGTGTGGGCAGGGACGCAAGCGGCGGCTCTCCTCGTCGTCTGCTACATCGTCCTCGACGCCTCCGGCGGAATCGAGCGCTTCCTCCTGTCTCGGGGCTCGGCACGAACCATCGGCGCAGTCGTGTTGATCGCCGCGTACCACGCCGTCGGCGTTTCATCGTATGCCTGGATACTCCGGCGGCGCTGGGCAATCTCCCTCTTCGTCACGCTCGGCTGGGCGATCATCGTCGCCGCGGTTGCAACGAATACCGCATTCAGCCTGTTGATCCTCGGCGCGATTCTTCAAGGATTCATCTTTCTCCCCTTTGGATGGGGCATCGCAACGCTCACGCTGATCGTTCTGCTTTCCCTCGGCGATCTGCTCGTCCAGAGCGGGCGCCACGGATGGGATGCGAAGCTGACGCTTGCCCGGATCGTAGGCCTCTTGGCCACCGGGCTCACCGTGGGAACGGTCATGCTCTACATCCATCGCTCCAACCGTGACGCGTCAGTTCGGTCGCAACTGCTGCGTCAGCTCGACGATGCGCAGCGTGATCTTGCCGAGCGGTCGCGGGAGTCGGGCGTGCAGGAAGAGCGGCAACGCCTGGCACGTGACATTCACGACACGCTCGCCCAGGGATTTACGAGCGTGATCAAGCATCTCGAGGCGGTCGAGCTGGTCGTGGGCCGATCGAGCACTGAAGCCGGCGCTTCTCTCGACGACATCATGGCGAGCGCGCGTCCGCATCTCGCGAGCGCGCAGGCAGTATCGAGAGAAAGCCTGGCGGAGATTCGCCGGCTCGTTTGGGCACTCCGACCGCCACAGTTGGTCGAAGCAACGCTGCCTGCGGCGCTCGAGCGCATCGTCGCGCAATGGAGCGAAGCGAACGATGTCGCCGCCACCTGTACGATCGGCGTGCTGCCACCCCTCCAGCCCGACGCCGATGTCATCTTTCTGCGCGCGACGCAGGAGTCGCTGAGCAACGTCGCCCGTCACGCGCACGCGACACGCGTGGGCGTCTCGATGCAATGCGTCGACGAGCTCGTGCTGCTCTGCGTCGAAGACGACGGTTGTGGGTTCACCAATTCGGATGATTCGCGCGTGGAGCACATGGGCCTCACCGGAATGCGCGAGCGTGTGCGTCCGTTCGGCGGGCACGTTCTCATCGAGAGCGATCGTGGAACCGGCACGAGTATCACGGTCGCGCTGCCGTTGGCAGCGATCTCTCTGCCGCGAGCATGA
- a CDS encoding ABC transporter permease, which yields MIAVSRASLAEGVSAMTANPLRTALSTLGVVMGIASVIATLTLADGFEGFLRDRIAAQTGILSIAVSPRTQIIRDGFAFPNAVYPVFDRHDAAELHAFLGGRIDVTMSVTGTTIVEAPRKPAHAAAVTATLANYLRFGARDVFAGRYLTEAEVAHNTPVAVLSYKLATELSPTGDPAEMIGREVRVRGHMATTVGVMPPYVGETTFEIFVPLRQAAAALGAHDGKVPSLAVLAPSIELVDPTRERIIDWLATRYRDWDRQVSVTTSLAQLAQVRGAMSVLKFVLGAFAGIALVVGGVGIMNVLLAGVAERTREIGVRKALGARRRDIMWQFLTESIAIATLGSGLGTCLGLGGAFALAALVRWRVPGAQLWAAVTWPTIVTSVVSAVAVGIVFGMLPALRAARLSPIDAIRHE from the coding sequence ATGATCGCGGTGTCTCGCGCGTCCCTGGCCGAAGGCGTCTCCGCCATGACAGCCAATCCATTGCGGACCGCGCTCTCGACACTCGGCGTGGTGATGGGCATTGCATCCGTGATCGCGACGCTCACGCTCGCGGACGGATTTGAGGGATTCCTTCGCGACCGCATTGCCGCCCAGACGGGCATCCTGTCCATTGCCGTCAGTCCGAGAACGCAAATCATTCGTGACGGCTTTGCCTTCCCGAACGCGGTTTACCCGGTCTTCGACCGACACGACGCCGCCGAGCTGCACGCATTCCTTGGGGGTCGTATCGACGTGACGATGAGCGTCACGGGCACCACAATCGTGGAGGCGCCACGCAAACCGGCCCACGCCGCGGCGGTGACTGCGACGCTTGCGAACTATCTCCGCTTTGGCGCCCGCGATGTGTTCGCGGGCCGGTACCTCACCGAGGCCGAGGTCGCACACAACACGCCGGTTGCCGTGCTGTCGTACAAGCTTGCAACGGAACTCTCACCCACTGGAGATCCGGCGGAGATGATCGGTCGCGAAGTGAGGGTACGAGGCCACATGGCCACGACCGTCGGCGTGATGCCGCCCTACGTCGGTGAGACGACGTTCGAAATCTTCGTTCCGCTCCGCCAGGCCGCCGCCGCGCTGGGTGCGCACGACGGGAAAGTGCCATCGCTCGCCGTCCTCGCGCCGAGTATCGAGCTCGTTGATCCCACCAGGGAGCGAATCATTGATTGGCTGGCGACACGCTATCGCGATTGGGACCGTCAGGTGTCCGTCACGACCTCGCTCGCGCAGCTCGCGCAAGTGCGCGGGGCAATGAGCGTTTTGAAATTCGTCCTGGGCGCGTTCGCCGGAATCGCGCTCGTCGTTGGCGGTGTGGGAATCATGAACGTGTTGCTTGCCGGGGTCGCCGAGCGGACCCGTGAGATCGGCGTCAGAAAGGCGCTCGGCGCGCGTCGTCGCGACATCATGTGGCAATTCCTCACCGAGTCTATTGCCATTGCGACCCTTGGAAGTGGATTGGGGACCTGCTTGGGGCTAGGCGGTGCGTTTGCACTTGCGGCGCTGGTTCGCTGGCGTGTGCCGGGAGCGCAACTCTGGGCCGCCGTGACCTGGCCAACCATCGTGACGTCGGTGGTCTCGGCGGTCGCCGTCGGTATCGTGTTCGGAATGTTGCCGGCACTTCGCGCGGCGCGACTGTCGCCGATCGACGCGATCCGCCACGAATGA